In the Zingiber officinale cultivar Zhangliang chromosome 5A, Zo_v1.1, whole genome shotgun sequence genome, AAACCAGGCATTGACCTCGCCTAATCCCACAAGGGATAgcctagaaagaaaaaaaaactcaaaagaaaAATCACCACCTTCACCTCAATTGATTGTTTTTTCCTTGAAATAAAAGAAAGGCAATAAGTTCCATAGGCGCTTTTCTACCAATAAGCTGTATAGATATATTTAAGTACTGGAGAGTATAAACATTTGCCTATAATTTATGTGCTTCTATGAATTTCATGCAATGAAAACATGATAATTGCTTTGTAATCTTTGCCTGAAATTTCTACTAGGTAGAGTGAAATGTAAGATCAGGGTTGcaaaatacaagactcacacgTTCATGATGTTGTCCTATAAGGTTCAGGGAACTAGTTGAGTTGAAGTTCATTCTGAACCTGAAATTTGAACTTTTGTCAACTTATAAACAGCTCTTATAATCTCCAAACTGACTGTTTTATATAATTGCCTACTATGTGAAACAGTTGGCGTTCCTTTTGGCTTTTCTGATTATTGTTGACCAAACCAACACAACTACAACTAACAACTTTCTAATTTTAACTGCAATTGTTTGACATGGTTTTACTTCTTTATTTACAGGGTTCAAAAATGAAGTTGCCTGTGCATCTTTTTCTAATTCTTTGGAATTCTGTATTGTTCAAGATGCTGACCGTCTCGATGCAATTGGTGCAAttggtaattttttttacttgagtTCATGCATACAGGTACCTTGGTGCAATCAATATGGAGTTCTGTGTTCTAATGTTTTATTTGATGCAATAGTTGCAATGAGTAATAAGTTCAGAGCCCTATAACTTATGATAACTATAAAGATAGTCCACGAGTATATTCAAGATCGATTTAAGTTTATTAGACTTGCTTGCTGATATGCTGACTATACTTTTGTTGTCATGCTATTTTTCCATGTTTTGTTTTGTTGATTTTGCATGCCTTGGACAGGAATTGCTCGATGCTTTATATATGGTGGAAGTAAGAATCATGTAATGTATGACCCTGAGATACCACCTCGCGAGGATTTAACAAAAGAGAAGTATACCATGAAAGATGCAAAGACTACCATCATAAATCATTTTCACGAGAAGCTTTTCAAACTGAAGGATTTGATGAAGACAAAGGTATGAATCTTGTGCAACAGATGAAACAAACACGAGTATTTTTCCAATAGTTTTACTCTATTAATCAACAAACCAACAGCCATGTTCCATCTGCATCCTTGGAAAGTATCTTAGTCTAAGACAGGCAAGGCAGAGACAGAAGAAAGGATAtggaaggaaatatatatatatatatatatataaaagagaaagtagatgataattttaattttccaaTTGTTCTCTTTTCCCCATACTTGTTCATCTTCCTCGCAATACAACTTCTCCCcagtttccttcttcctctcatccTCTTTCTTCTGCACCCTTCTACAGCCTACTGAATGAGCTGCTGATTAAACTACCCACTACAAGTGATGCAACCATTCTGGCTAATAATAAGGGAGAATAGAGTTTTGGAGATTGGATTAATTCCAGATTGAACATGATTTTTCATAATTCATATACCTGCATCTTTTTTCATTTGAATATGATCACTTGCACTTTTCTTCCATCCAACTTCGGGCCTTCATACAATGCCTAGATTCATCATATTATTTGACATATTTTGCAATCTCAAATGGTAAAAAAAGATCTAAAACTACTATTTCATCCTTGTTATTGCTGTTTGCCAAAACCTCATAATTGATTGATCTCTATTATAGGCTGGTAAAAGAAGAGCTGAGAGACGGCACAAGTTCATGGAGGATTACTTACTAGAGTTCCATATGGAATGGGACGGGAGAGCTTGAACTGTTGACTTATCTTATATTTTGCTCATTATCTATCAGATTAAAAATGCACCATTGCAGGTTGATTATAATTCCGGTGCTTGCAGAAATACAACTATATGTTCTTGTCCAAAGTTCATCTGATTTGAGTAATATGACCATCATGTTGGATAGTTTGCAGTGACAATGGTTTTCCAGCCTCTGTTTAGCTTAGCAAAAATGTGTATGTTGATTGCATGCTGGAGAAGCCTGATATGAAATAAACAAGAACTACCTTTGAGCAGTTATTTTTTTGTTAGGTATCCAAATCTTATTAATTCTGAGATAGATATTCTGGTCCTACATTCCGTCCAATCCAGAAAGTATGGTGTCTCTTGACATGGCGTCCCAACTTAGTTCAATTACCTTATGTGGAAATTGAATctaggttatttaggaaatgcACCGTGTCTTTTACCACGGGTAATTTAATGAGCAGTTAAGAAGCATCAgtccattgatgatctctttcaATGGAAACTGAACAAATTAACCAAAGTAAATAAGGTTTTAAGGTTTTTAAAACACTCTTTTgcagtctatttttttttaaataccagtgatataaaacttaaaaattcaggGCGAGTTTGTgcgttttctatttttattttttttttaaaatgtatattttttttaaaaatagaaaataaattttagatatttttttattattttaaaaaatgctatctatttttatgaaaaatagatatgaaaaaaataaactaaatattatttttttaaaacgtgtattttctagaaaattaaaatgaaaaatatacaaataaaaatacaaactaaatattattttttaaaatgcatatttttaaaaaataaaaaaaaaacgaaCAAATCAAACTAAATGCACCTTTAatattttaacatccaatcgatAATACATTGAAgttatttggagaaaaaaaattaataatttttaaaattaataaaataattatacaTGATTGACATGTcattataaataattattattattattattgagtcATCCACCAATAAATATGTTTAATATAAACTATAGTTTCACTAATTTATCTAAAAAATTGTGAATTTTTTCACTATTAATATGCCTTGTGAAGTGAAAATTTGCAACAAGATGACAATTTCCTAATTGGTAAGGCCAATTCATTACCATAGACATTTCTAAAATCACTTATATAAATCAATTTAAATACAAAAAATATGTAAAACTAATTCAtcctaaaaaaatacaaaatttttAGGATAGATAACAATTTAAATGCAAAAAAACAAAAAGTAAAACTAATTCATCcttaaaaaattacaaaattttTAGGAAAGATGacaatttaaatataaaaaaatatgcaaaactaATTCATCTGGaataaatacaaaaattttaGGATAAATTAAGGAGGTATTTGGGAgaacttttatttatttaaaattaaattttgtataGATTAATGAGAAGTTAAAGTATAAATGTTTAAAAATAGaagttaaaaattaatacaagataAAGTTTGATGTAATGaataattacttttaaatttaatttatagttaAATGACAACAATAtccttaaattatataaattaatctttttaattatctaaatataattttaatacaccatcaatatatttatataattattattatattttaaatattgtattaaaattaatttttttataagatgaatgtttgaaaaaatatataaaattaataaaaataaaaataaaaataaaaaaatgacaaaatttatataaatatacaaatatttgcataaaattttttaaaaatgtaaattatataaaaagattatttaaaaaataaatacttataaaaaaaataggaatTTGATAAATGATTTGGAAAGTGTCATGAATGAGGAGAAAAATTAGGTAAAAatgttaatattatttaaaaaataaatacttatAAAAAAACAGGAATTTGATAAATGATTTGGAAAGTATCATGAATGAGGAGAAAAATTAGGTAAAAATGTGATGACAATTatgtaaaataataaatttattaaagacATAAAtatcaacttttaattttaaaccatAAAAAAAATGGAAGATAGAAAAAGTATCAAATTCTTACTTTTGACTTTTGAATAAAAGTTATAGAAATTGAAACAGAATTTCATTAGCTTTTGAATAAAAGTTATAGAAGCTGAAATAGAATTTCATATTCACAGACACTTGAGTATTTCATGTAACTAGAAGCTAATAAGTATTTTCATGTAACTAGAAGCTAATAAGCACTTAGTAGAAGTTCTACCAAACACTTCCTAAGAGCATAAGCAAAAATATAAGCTGGAAAAGCTAAAACAAATCCATAGCATCATGTGGTAGTCTTTCCACGTCTTCTTGTGTTAGGAGAGTTTTCTTGCCCCCACAGCCTGCCTTATCGTAAGGTTGGGCCATCCTTCGAAGGAACTTTAACCATGCAAAAACGAAAGACAGTATAAACATCTTTTGCAAAATGTATCAGATACAGAAAGATTGAAATATCCATGTAATTTTAAGATGAAATATGTTAGATAAAAGCATCAAAAAACAACACCTCGACAAGAATCAATTATTCATGAATTATGTACAGTAAACTGATAAAGTTGCGACAACACAGTTGGATCTTTGGAGCTAAAAGAAGCCAAGTACGGTAAATAGgaagaaattttaattagaatTACTGTTATCAGTAATTTGGTATCAAAGATGGCTCAATTCTTCAAAACTAAATCTTGAAAAATGGAACTGTAAACTTACCTCTCGTGCTATGCGCACAGCCATATCAGTGCTAAGATTAAGATGTGCATCACGTAAATGTGACAGAATCCAACCAGGCAATTTAGAGTGTTTATCACGACGGTTATATCTGCAGAAGCATTGAAGGCGTCAATGGCCAGAGAGACGTACAAAACTGTGCATTTGAGGGATAACAAATAAGAGAGCAACATTATTACACGCAAGAGAGATATGACCTACTTTAGTATAATTTCAATTCTTGAAAACGCGGCTTGAAAACAGAGTACAGTATAATCACATGGAGAATTGTGGATTATCAATAAATATATAAAGGGCTTCGAATTACCAACTTGAGTATTTTGAGCCATGTGGTTATGGTCATGAAGCGTTGGACCCCATAGttattttaatatgatcaactaagttaagttaagtcctgtttgattttgattcctgtgtctaagtgtgcaggaacttagcttaggagcacaggaagtcgagcggaagacgtagctggtgagaaggacgacatgagaagggagtcgacaggctcggtacGCCCGAGGGACGAaagaactgcggaagagtacaccagtggacgagaagaacgtacgcgacattcgagggacgagaagtcggagcgaaagcctgcttgaggagaagaccggaaattgagttcggatatgccctatttcggttggccgcaatcacccaaacgaACGAAACAACGGAAGAACCAAAAGAAGGCTGGAGCAATTTATACCCTGCAGGTGGAGGACGCCCTCCATGTGGcatagagggcgccctcaataCTTATGGAGTGTGCCCTCAACCCAATTTTTTAGCCATAAGAgtatactcggtgagtcaaagggacatgcaccactaagtaaagaatcttggtggtggaatgagaaaatacaagagaaaatgaaggaaaaacaaatagtttataaggaattatatatttgtaaaacgaggaaataaaaaatatacaatagccaagaaagaagctaagaaagtagtgagtgaagcaaaaaatgaaacttttgaatgcttatatcaaaaattggatacaaaagaaggggaaagaaacATTTaaagaatagctaaagtgagagaaaggaaaacaagagatcttagccaaataaaatgtattaaagatgaatataatagggtattagtaaatgatggagaaataaaagagcggtggaagagatattttcatcaactttttaatgaaggtttaggcgaccaacttaacttaggtaatttaattaggtcaaatgagcatagaaattttaatttttatcatagaattcaaactttagaagtaaaacaaactttaaatgagatgcacaatggaaaagtcgttggaccagatgatattccgatagaggtatgaaagtgcttagggaagcaaggtattgaatgacttacaaaattatttaacatgatattgaaaatgaaaagaatgcctgatcaatggaggataagtactctagttcgcttatataagaacaagggagacatacaaaattgtgcaaactataggggtattaaactaatgagtcatactataaaactttggaaaaaagtaatagaaaaaagtttaatgaaggagaccacagtgacagaaaatcaatttgggttcatgcctggaaggtcgacaatagaagctatacatctccttagacaattaattgaaaaatatcgggagtaaaaacaagatctacatggtattcattgacttagaaaaaacttatgatagagtcccaagagaaattatatggagaattttagaaaagagaggtgttagcgtaacatatattgaactaattaaggatatgtatgagaatgtaacgaccagagtaaagacttcaggcggagtaactgaagcatttccaataaagatagggttacatcaaggatcagtcctaagtccctatctttttacactaattatggacgaactcactgcgcacattcaagacacagtacgtgcatgttgtttgcagatgatattattttggtagatgaaacacgtgaaggataaaatgctaagctagaatcttggagggaaacactagacggtagtagattaaagacagaatatatggactttaagtttagcaatattagaagtaatgaaataattgttaagataggagaggatgagttgtccgaaaccgagagatttaaatatttaggatcatttttacaaaatgatggagagattgagagagatgtcttacataaaatacaagcatgatgggtgaaatggaagggagcgtcgggtgttttatgtgaccataaagcacctcttaaatttaaaggtaagttctataaaaccacagttagacttgctatgttatatggagctgaatgttggactatgactcgagcacatgagcataagatgagagttgcagagatgaggatgttaaggtggatgtgtggacatacgaaaatggacaaaataaggaatgagagtattagagagaaagtcggagttgcatctattgaggacaaacttcgagagacacgtttaagatggtacggatatgtacttagacgaccaataaatgctccagttaggcgatgtgaaactatgataaacatgcatatcaaacgaggaagaggacgaccaaaaaagacttggttaacaacaataaaataagataaaatttatttaaatatagatgatgatataataggaaatAGGGCttaatgacgtaaaaggattcatacagccgaccccacctagtgggaaaagacttggttgttgttgttgttgtgttgtTACAGCGGATAAAACCTTATCCGCTGCTGCCACactggaggtgccctccatgccCTTGGGAGGTGCCCTCAAACTGcggatagagtttccaggagctaaAAAAGGGCCCTGGAGCTAGGGAATAAGAAATCAACTTTTGTATTAACTTTCTAGCAACTGTTCGAGCTTTCagtgtgtgtaaaaggcttctccgccttcagagaaaagagattcttagtgagctttgcaaccgccttgaattaacaaccacctatgttGTAGCCAAGTCAATCCCGAATCTCTTCCTCAGTtttgtcatttttattttattattgttgttgcacTTTAagaagagttgaaagaacgaggagggtatctttttctatttcaggcaattcacccctccccttttgCTGGTCCactgtaccaacaagtggtatcagagcccaaccgcctcagaaggattaatcgtcgtctgaagcaacaagatcaagacgatggccgaacCAATAATCTTCCCACCTAAATTCGAGAGAGATTTTGCGTCGTGGAAGAAACGAattgaggtatttttcaaaatcaattttgaaatattattaataattaaatatgattttgtagctcccaaaaacccctaaggagaagaaaaagaagagtatcattagaccaagaaggagcaagcagatttcgtagcGAACGGACGAGCCGAGTTCCACTTGCTTAGTGTGCTTCCACCCTAGGAAGTAAATCAGATCGGAAATTACAACTCCGCGAAAGAGCTTTGGGAAAGGTTCTTGGAGTTGCATGAAGGGACTTCCGAAACaaagctcgcgagacgggacatgctccggaatcaactgacgaacctccggatggaaggagagtcagtagcacaactacacgGACGAATCAAGGAACTGATCACAGGACTAACAAACCTCGAAGAAACGGTAACGAATCGGGATACACaaaggtatgctctaaatgcGTTCCCAAGAACACCTGAATGGATATCTATAGTAGACAcctactatatatccaaggatctcgaGATAAGTACATTAAAAAGTCTTTTCTCTACTTTCGAATTACACGAATCTCAGTGTGCAGGACAAAGAAAAGAACCGAGTCAAAACATTGCCTTGAAGGCAAGGACAAACAATTCAGACTCCGACGAATCAATCAGTGAAAATAAAGCAGcccttatggtaagaaaatttaataaatttattcgatctaataaatttaaatcacagacaAAGAGGGATTACCGAAACAAAAGAAagatccgatgctacaactgcaacgaaggaCACATTAagaatgactgcccaaaattaaaaaAAGGAGACAAAGAGAAAGATAAAAGACCAACATCCTCCAAATACAAGAccctgaaggccacatgggatgattcATCATCCTCCGATTTCGAGGTCGCAACCTTCTCGGGACTAGTtctaatggccaaccatcaagtggaagaagaaaccagctcagagatgagcatcgatgaagggggaggatcagaagaagaaagctacgatgaagggggagcatcagaaattgagaTAAATAAGGTACGTGCTCTGTCTCCTAAGCAGTCTTTTAAGTTTATCTAAGTTCTTACAAAAGATTTGGTAAAACtagaaaaagagaatgttgaTTTAAAAGGACAGTTAAACAGTTTAAAATCTGAAAATGATAACTTGAAACTGCAAATCGATggcttaaaaaaaaatacatgtttgaaaaataactttcaaaaatcaaaacttagaatttatagaaagttaaactagtacattagaaaacatcaaggaTAACTTAAAAGAATACCTAGAGGATATGTAACCCCCAGATATTTAACCAGCCTAGTAggaaagaacctatattgggttccaaaatcgtatttagtttaaatttttttaatttaaggctttcagaaaaattaaatgtctaaattccttaaaaggctttgtctagaagtggttgatgatccaataaccaagaaggcctagtgcctcgccacagtttGAAAGCCGATTatcgaattgaatatttaattgacaaactgataatcATGTGATTAAGATAATACTTTTAAATCCTtgtcaattatttgaaaatttcataacttaaaaattattttaaaattttttaatattttttattatctcaaaatttctaattttttttttagaaaatcattAACTTGGAAATTTGTATCTAATACAAgcgtttttttttatgtgatcaaaggggaagaaataggtacaagttctAGGGGAATTAGGGagagttaagttttttttatttaagattttttttcaatttgaattacattttatgttgcaatttcttttattgcaaatttaggcttaaaatgtttatttttcaATTACTACTTGTTTGTTTTTACCTAACTTGAACCTGAATTGAtgcaaaagggagagattgttggacctcgtggttgttttgatgtgatcaaccaagttaagttaggtcctgtttggttttaatccctgtgtctaagtgtgcaggagcttaggaccacaggaagtcaagtggaagacatagctggcgagaaggacgacacgggaagggagtcgacaggctcggtatGCCCGAGGGACGAAAgaactgcagaagagtacatcggtggacgagaagaatgtacgtgacattcgagggacgagaagccggagcggaagcctgctcgaggagaaggtctgaaattgggttcgggtgagctctatttcggttggccgcaatcacccaagcgaatggagCAGTGGAAGAACTAAAGGAAGGCTGGAACAATTTATACCTTGCaagtggagggcaccctccaggaggtatagagggcgccctccatgaggcATAGAGAGCACCCTCTATGCTTATGGAGGACGCCCTCGACCCAGTTTTTAGCTGTTGCAGCGGATAAAACCTTATCCGCTGCTGCCacgctggaggcaccctccatgcccttgggaggcaccctcaagctgcgaatagagtttccaggagctataaaaagggccCTGGAGCTAGGGAATAAGAAATCAACTCTTGTATTAACCTCCTAGCAACTGTTCgagctttcattgtgtgtaaaagacttctccgccttcagagaaaggagattcttagtgaattctgcaactgccttggattaacaaccacttaggttgtaaccaagtcaatcccgaGTCTCTTCCTCAGTTttgtcatttttattttcttattgttGTTGCACTTTAagaagagttgaaagaacgaggagggtatctTTTTCTGTTTTAggaaattcacccctctcctcttaCCGGCCCGCTGCGCCAACATGAAGAATTGTGGATTATCAATAAATATATAAAGGGCTTAGAATTACCAACTTGAGCATTTTGAGCCATGTGGTTATGGCAATGAAGTTATCAAACAAGTTCTGTTGGATCCGCTAATGGCATACCCtgagaaagattttaaaacttccCAAACATTTTTCATTAAGACATTTAGTACTCTAGTACACACGTACTATTTCCAAAAAATGGATTTCTGACTTCCAAATGTGACTTCTAGGCTAGTCATTGTTGTCTATGATGACTAATATTACACCTCGCTAACATATTTAAAAATTGGGAGGATGATCCACCAACAGATTTTCAATAGAGCATTTATCCAGTAGACAGCAACCTATTAGAAGATGAGCAAGTGTACAGATGAAGAGGGAAAAGCCTCCAAACACACAAGTGACTAGATGCTGCAACCAAATGAGACGCTAAATATTTTGCATCATGATGAGATCAGATGCAGCCTATTTCAGGCCTTACACTCATCAAGATACACAATAATTCTTCTAAATGTTCAAAAGGTGAAATAGATGGTAATGCGGATTTCCAAAACCTTATTCTTAGCTTCTAAATTTTGTTATTATTTCCTCAACTTGTCCCCCTCATGATTGGCACTTGTgtaatttttatgttaattttCCTTCTTTCTCCCCCCTCCCCCTCTTTTAATAAACCCAGACTTAGGATAGTCAAGTTTGAGCAAATAAATCATCAGCTTGATGAAGGATGTTATAACGTACAAGTGTTCGGTTAATCCAATTACTTATGGAATCCAGCAGCCTATATGATTGTGATACACGTTACAAATTTATTTGATTTCTCATGTTATGCAGGTAACATATAGAGTTAGTTCCAAATGTTTTGTCTTCAAGTTTCATCCCAATGTTCACTTGTCTTACCTCTAGTGCATTATTCTACTTTCTTTTGTTGATAAAATCTCTCAGTATTCaagaaatgaaaataaatgatttaattaaattgtCAACAAAATAAGTTACCTTTGATCAGCAAATATCATCATCCCATAATCTGCTTTTGAACGAATTACACGGCCAACACATTGTGCAGCTTGCCTCTGTTTCAAAATAAATAACAACATGCCTCGTGGTCAAACTAAACATACCACACGATCATGACTTATGCAATAGCTAATTGTATAAGACCTGAATAAAAGGGCCAAATTGGACATACCAAAGCATCAAAAGTAAGAAAATCACCCTCTTTTATCTGGAATGTCTCACGCAAATACTCTAACCTAGCGAGCAAAAttctggaaaaaaaaacaaaatgtatTTGAATTCCTCAACTACATTAAAAAAAtggtaattgaaaataaaaataaaaacaaacagagCCACAAGCATTGCAGTATGTGACAAGAATAAGGTCATTTTCCTTTTGTTGGGGGAGGAAAGAGGTGAAGAAAGAGAGTGGAGAAGAACAATTCCTTTTGTTTTATCTACTTGAAAAGgagatggaaaaaaaaatgagataaAATGGCAAGTTTAACACTTTGATTGTTATTTCCAAGACATGAAATGTTAAACTACTGTTTCCAACCGTTTTCCACTCTTTTTCCCCTGTTACAACCATTTTGGAAGGAATCAAAGGTGAGGAAAAAAGAGCCAAGTTATTCCCTTCTTTACCCTTTTTGTCCTACCACCTAAGTAGACAAGGGAAATGATTACTATCCCTCCTCCCTTGATTCTATTTGAGCTCCCATCTTCTCAAGTAGAGACAGCTTTAAGGTAGCAAAAGAACCATGCAAGGAAAATAAGAATAGGAATGGCCTCGGTAAAGCACACAAagtgtcaaattagaaatattggcAATGAAAACTATCACTCCTTAATTCATACAACATCCAAAGTGATGATTGAGCAAAGATGTTTCAGAATCTCCTCATTCCAATCAATCAAACTAGAGAAGCTAGATGGGAAGGGTCCATATTTAGTGATGACATGACAATTAACCTTAAAATTACCTGCTCCGTGTGTACTGGAAAGGAACCCCAAACATGATAACAAGTCTTCCATAGTGTCGATCAAAATCTATACCTTCAGCAACTTTACCCCTGCAATAGCATATTAATTAACTCTTAATATTGAGTTCTTAGTACAGATACCAAGACGAAAGCATACACTGAAATGTGCATCTGAAATAAGACAAACATACAATAATATATAATTAGATTGTTACTAGCAAAAACTAATCCAAGAAGTTGAAAGTTCTCATTAAATGACATGCTTTTTTCACACAGGAGATAACCTAGTATGTCTGGATTTCTGTAACTACAATATTCTTTATTTATCTGTTCCGTCTTCAGACTGCTAAGTTAGTGGATCACCAAACTATAAAATACGTTGTGTAACAAATAATTAATATACTCATCTTAATATATTCATATTTTACTATTTAGTAGGAACTTTTGTATAGCATTTCAAAATTTGCAATATCTAGTTTGTTGTTCTTTGGTGTTTTAAATG is a window encoding:
- the LOC121981800 gene encoding uncharacterized protein YpgQ-like, which produces MAAEKSEIVRKAEILIAETMCGRDASHDAAHAFRVRDVALSLAKEEALSPSSLEIVELAALLHDIGDYKYTKDFVEDTTIIEKFLKEEGLDESKREKILSIIKNMGFKNEVACASFSNSLEFCIVQDADRLDAIGAIGIARCFIYGGSKNHVMYDPEIPPREDLTKEKYTMKDAKTTIINHFHEKLFKLKDLMKTKAGKRRAERRHKFMEDYLLEFHMEWDGRA